A genome region from Gadus macrocephalus chromosome 15, ASM3116895v1 includes the following:
- the npas4l gene encoding LOW QUALITY PROTEIN: neuronal PAS domain-containing protein 4-like (The sequence of the model RefSeq protein was modified relative to this genomic sequence to represent the inferred CDS: inserted 1 base in 1 codon; deleted 2 bases in 2 codons; substituted 1 base at 1 genomic stop codon), whose translation MGVNLELGCYIKEGDPGPDTQSPRAPHKVVGFQFAAKMTVWCDFCKSHLSSPCSLHQSSEDISNGACKTSRSTRSTKGASKVRRDLLNAEIRSMRALLPLPREEQERLSYLHSMAAVCTYIRKSVVLQGLPVRQGPGSTPPYETFLPALHGFILVLGAQGKLVYVSENVAEYLGHSMVDVLQGDTVYDMIERSDVDTVMAQLESDNNSSTERSFVCSMQTTKAFRLKHGHCCSMLVRGCFQSASRSPSLPVPTESSSGGERVFVALCTPTVDRVQGPETGPLGPYFSSVHKPDLSFTHVSDSVVCYLGYTAEEMSGRSWYAGLHPQDLKRARDAHLSLVEADEGGEVEMVLXLQHKDLTWTWVYTRATNQGDSQSIHCTNHIISESAGFLSRKEDPERCFRARSLAEAELCPPQAVDVPQPGSRRRGPARGFRRPSGSDSRGEEPAAKTRRGAEGGRGGRDVHRAACVSSSPRAGPDASTVAMGDSLLRFTPPHSPAPSVGSLGNEEPGCDFLMDLHGCSDRQPSSPESSPSYYPYLDSLGPFPHTSPYGPLDTVSPAGLRRGLARRERVPPRGAPLIAPLQVRGRLCGRRPPGPRLPLPAXLLGGPEDFYTLDQADLALLELPPGGSAFQTHHVPPGLLTPSPSPTSLGSFQYDCDWEHAEISILAQQISSLANSFDLYGVPGQGQGSETVVPHWSENPSIPAAAAAAAAAAQPFKQHELVLDDSVFDSLLKELEVEDPREACTIPCAGTGTTVSQCSPPSQGEMALLHQGSPATGVGLATVADPLTLEPFQHGPRLCGALAGRPPAKPWESQ comes from the exons ATGGGGGTTAATCTGGAACTGGGCTGCTATATAAAGGAGGGGGACCCGGGACCTGACACACAATCACCGAGAGCCCCGCACAAG GTTGTAGGTTTTCAATTCGCCGCGAAAATGACTGTTTGGTGCGACTTCTGCAAAAGTCACCTCAGCTCTCCCTGCTCCCTGCACCAGTCTTCTGAAGACATCAGCAACGGAGCCTGCAAGACATCCAG GTCCACCCGGTCCACCAAGGGGGCGTCCAAGGTGCGTCGGGACCTCCTGAACGCGGAGATCCGGAGCATGCGGGCCCTACTGCCCCTGCCCCGGGAGGAGCAGGAACGCCTCTCCTACCTCCACTCCATGGCGGCCGTCTGCACCTACATCAGGAAGTCCGTGGTCCTCCAGG GTTTGCCGGTCAGACAGGGTCCTGGCTCCACTCCCCCCTACGAGACCTTCCTGCCAGCCCTGCACGGCTTCATCCTGGTGCTCGGCGCCCAGGGGAAGCTGGTCTACGTTTCGGAAAATGTAGCTGAATATCTGGGCCACTCTATG GTGGACGTTCTTCAGGGAGACACGGTCTACGACATGATTGAACGCTCCGACGTCGACACGGTCATGGCTCAGCTGGAGTCTGACAACAACTCGTCGACAG AGAGGAGTTTCGTATGTAGCATGCAGACCACCAAGGCGTTCCGGCTCAAACATGGCCACTGCTGCTCCATGCTCGTCAGAGGCTGCTTCCAATCGGCTTCcaggtctccctccctccctgtccctaCGGAGTCCTCGTCCGGGGGGGAGCGCGTCTTCGTGGCCCTCTGCACCCCCACAGTGGACCGCGTTCAGGGCCCCGAGACGGGCCCCCTCGGCCCCTACTTCAGCAGCGTCCACAAACCGGATCTGAGCTTCACTCACGTCTCCGACAG CGTGGTTTGTTATCTGGGCTACACGGCGGAGGAGATGTCTGGACGTTCCTGGTACGCTGGTCTCCACCCCCAAGACCTGAAGAGGGCCAGAGACGCTCATCTAAgtttag TGGAGGCAGATGAAGGCGGAGAGGTGGAGATGGTGT AGCTCCAGCACAAGGATCTGACCTGGACGTGGGTGTACACCCGAGCCACCAACCAGGGCGACAGCCAGAGCATCCACTGCACCAACCACATCATCAG cgagagCGCAGGCTTTCTATCTCGTAAAGAAGATCCAGAGCGATGCTTCCGGGCCCGGTCGTTAGCCGAGGCCGAACTCTGCCCTCCACAAGCGGTGGACGTCCCCCAGCCTGGTAGCCGGCGCCGCGGCCCGGCGCGGGGCTTCAGGCGGCCGAGCGGCTCCGACAGCCGAGGCGAGGAGCCCGCCGCCAAGACGAGGCGCGGGGcggagggcgggaggggggggcgagaCGTACACCGCGCGgcgtgtgtctcctcctccccccgcgcCGGCCCCGACGCCTCGACCGTCGCCATGGGAGACAGCCTCCTGCGGTTCACCCCGCCgcacagccccgccccctccgtcGGCTCCCTGGGCAACGAGGAGCCGGGCTGTGACTTCCTAATGGATTTACACGGCTGCTCTGAT CGTCAGCCCTCCTCCCCAGAGAGCTCGCCCTCCTATTACCCGTACCTCGACAGCCTGGGCCCCTTCCCCCACACGTCCCCCTACGGCCCCCTCGACACAGTCTCCCCCGCGGGCCTTCGAAGGGGACTCGCTCGGCGTGAACGCGTCCCCCCTCGCGGAGCACCACTCATCGCCCCGCTACAGGTCCGGGGCAGGCTGTGCGGCCGGCGCCCGCCTGGTCCCAGACTGCCTCTCCCTGCCTGAT TGCTGGGCGGCCCGGAAGACTTCTACACCCTGGACCAGGCGGACCTGGCCCTCCTGGAgctgccaccagggggcagcgccTTCCAGACGCATCACGTCCCGCCCGGCCTGCTCACGCCGTCCCCCTCGCCCACGTCGCTCGGCTCGTTCCAGTACGACTGCGACTGGGAGCACGCCGAGATCAGCATCCTGGCCCAGCAGATCTCCTCCCTGGCCAACAGCTTCGACCTGTACGGCGTTCCCGGTCAGGGTCAGGGCTCGGAGACGGTGGTCCCGCACTGGTCCGAGAATCCCTCCAtcccggcagcagcagcagcagcagcagcagcagctcagccTTTCAAGCAGCACGAGCTGGTTCTGGACGACAGTGTGTTCGACAGCCTCCTGAAGGAGCTGGAAGTTGAGGACCCACGGGAGGCCTGCACCATTCCCTGCGCCGGAACCGGGACCACAGTCTCCCAGTGTTCCCCGCCCAGCCAGGGTGAAATGGCTCTGCTGCACCAGGGGAGCCCCGCCACCGGAGTCGGGCTCGCCACCGTGGCGGACCCCTTAACCCTGGAGCCGTTTCAGCATGGGCCACGCCTCTGTGGAGCCCTGGCTGGGAGGCCCCCAGCAAAGCCCTGGGAG TCCCAGTGA